Within the Halarcobacter mediterraneus genome, the region TGAAAAATAAATATTTTTATAATTCTAGTTTTTGTCATTTTTCAAACCTTAATTATTTTAAATCTGAACCTATTACTTCAGAAATATGATTATATCCATCTTTCTGCATAAGTTCTAAAATTTCTTCATTAATTTTCCTAATCATTGATGGACCTTCAAAAACAAGTCCTGAATAAGATTGAACTAATGAAGCACCAGCTTTTAACCTTCTATATGCTTCTTCTCCTGTTGAGATTCCTCCAACAGAAATAAGTGTTGTTTTACCATATAATTCTTTTGCAATTTCTTTAAATAGTTCATAAGATTTTTCAGTTAAACAAGCTCCACTTAATCCTCCAAAATCTTGTGCATTTGGAACAAGAGAATAATCAATTGTTGTATTTGTCGCAATTATTCCAGCAGCTCCTGCATTTACTGCCGTTTTACAAAGCTCAATCGCAACATCTACTTCCATATCTGGAGCAATCTTAAGAAAAATTGGTTTATCAGTAAGTTCTTTTGCCATTGAAAATAGCTCATTGATAAATTTTTCATTTTGTAAATCTCTAAGATTTGGTGTATTTGGACTAGAAATATTTATTACTAAATAATCACTTGTATCTTTAAATTTTCTAATTAAAGCCTTATAGTCCAAAAGTGCATATTCTTCCGGTGTTGTTTTATTTTTACCAATATTTGCTCCAATCGGAATAGTAAAAGGATAAACTTTTTTTAGATTTTCTAGTACTTTTGCTGAACCTTCATTATTAAATCCCATTGCATTCTGAACTGATTTTTGCTCTGGATATCTAAACATTCTAGGCTTAGGGTTTCCTTCTTGAGCTCTTGGAGTCATTGTTCCAATCTCAGTAAATCCAAATCCCAATGCAGGCATTGATTTTATCATTGTTGCATTTTTATCAAAACCTGCAGCTAATCCAACAGGGTTTTTAAATTCTATTCCAAAGATTTCTTGACTAAGTTTTGGATTTAAAATAAAGTTTTTCTTTACCATATAATTATTAAGCAATCTACAGTTTGGTAAGATTCTTAAAGCATACTCTCCTAAATGGTGAGCTGTTTCAGGTTGAAACATAAATAGGACTTTTTTAAGTGTGTTATAGGTAAACAAATATTTCCTTTTTATAAAATTTCAATATTTTATCTAAAAAGTATTGAAAAAAAGTTGATGTTAGATATTTGCAAGGTTATAAAGTCTTTGATACTCTTTACAATTGTTTAAAAGATTTTCTTCTTTATCTATACAAACAATTTCACCTTTTTTAAATACTGCAATTTTATCTGCATTTTTTATAGTACTTAATCTATGAGCAATTACAAATACAAATCTATTTTTTGATACTTCATCTATTACTTCTGAAATGATTGATTCACTTTCATTATCAAGTGCTGATGTAGCTTCATCTAAAATAAGAATTTGAGGATTTTTATATAAAGCTCTTGCAATCGCGATTCTTTGTCTTTGCCCTCCACTTAAATTTGTTCCAAACTCATCTAATTGGGTGTTTATCCCTTCTGGTAATTGTTTTACAAAGTCATATGCATGAGCTTGTTTTAATGCTTTAATTACTTTTTCTTCATCTAATTTATGCCCATAAGAAACGTTTGAAGCAATAGAGTCATTAAAGATATAAACTCTTTGGGTTACTATTGATATTTGTTTTCTTAAATCTTGTATATTTATATTTTTTATCTCTTTTTTATCAAAAAGAATTTTTCCTGAACTAATATCATAAAATCTAATAAGAAGATTTATTAAAGATGATTTTCCACCACCACTATCACCTACTAAAGCAAATTTTTCGCCTTTTGAAGCTTCTAAATTAATATTTTTTAGTGCTGTAAAATTTTCATATTTTAATTCTACATTTTCAAATTTTATTTTTTCAATATCTGTAGGCATTTTTTCTTTACCAGAAAGAATTGTTGGATTAATATCATAAACAGTTAAAATTCTTTCATGGGCTGCAATTGCATCTTGAAGTTTATTATACACTGATGAAATTCTTTTTAAAGGTGTATATAACATAAAAAGTGCAGCAATAAAAGACATAAAAGCACCAGCAGTTAGCTCTCCTGAAATAACTTGTGTTCCACCATACAAGATTACAATTGCAGCTGCAATTGCTCCTAAAAACTCCATAATAGGAGAAGTTAGTTCCGATGTTTTAACTGCTTTTATATTGATTCTAAAAAAGTTTTTATTGTGTGTTTCAAATTTTGATAGTTCTGTTTTTTCTGTTGAATTTGCTTTTATAATTTCTACATTGTTAAAGACTTCACTTAAATGGGAAGTTATATCTGAAGCACTTTCTTGTGAACGAAAAGATAATTTTTTCATTTTTTTTGCTAAAATTGCTAAGGGATATATTGCTAAAGGTAATACAACAAGTCCATAAAAGGCTAATTCAGCACTTTGGTAAATAACTACAAAGATTAAAGCAAATACTGTAAGAGACTCTCTGATAAAATCTGCAATTAGATTTGATACTGCTGTTTGTATTCTATTTATATCATTTGTAATTCTTGAGATTAATTCTCCACCATGTTTTTTTTGAAAAAATTCAATATCTAAAGTCAAGATATGAGCTAAAAGTTTATCCCTTACAATTCTAATAATATCTTGACCAATATAAGAAGTATAATAAACTTGGATATATTTACCAAAACCTTGTGCAGTTTGGGCTAAAATTAGAAAAATAGGCACTAAATATAGCATTTCTTGGTCTTTTGCTATAAATACTTCATCCAGTAAAGGTTTAACAATATATGCTAATCCTGCACTTCCTCCTGAAACTAAGATAATACCAATTAGTGCGAAAAATATTTTTAATTTATAGTTTTTATAATAAGGTACATAATATTTAAAAAATTCTTTCATTTTTTTCCTATATTTATTTTAAAAAGTAATGATTATATCTAAAATTCACTAAAATACAAGTTCTTTAGGTTTTTAAAACCAAACTCTTTTAAAGTCAATATTAAAAGTATAAATCCACTTAAAGTACTTGCAAAAGCAAGTCCTGCTGCTCCATAAGGTTGGATAAGTAATAAAGAAAAAACTATATTAAACCCTAAAGCTTTCATTGAAATTTTTGCAGCTAAAAATTGTTTTTCATGGGCATATAACCAAAGTGAAAAAATTTTAGCTAAACCAAAAGGAAGCAAACCAATTAGATACATTGTTAAAATAAGAGCAGTATTTGTTGTATCTTCACTTGTAAAGGCGCCTCTTTCAAAGAGTAGCCAAACTATAAAGTTATCAAAAACAATACCAATTAAAGTTGCAAAAGATAGTAAAATAACTAAGATAAGAGAAGATTTTTTCATAAGCTTTAAAGCTTTATTCTCATCTTTATTTTTTATTGCTTTTGCAATCATAGGAAATAAAGCAACGGATGTAGCAATGGCAAAAAGTGCTAAAGGAAGTTGAAAAACTCTATTTGCATAATATAGATATGAGATTGAACCACTAACTAAGAATGAAGCAAGCCAAGTATCTAGAAATGCTGAAATATGTGCAGTTGAACTTCCTAAAGTAGCGCCAAAGAAACTTTTATAAAATCGATTTTCTTCCTTTTTTTTATATTTTTTAAATGTAAATATTTTACATAAGTTATATTTTTTCATAGCAAGTAAATGAACAAAAACTTGTAAAATTCCACCAATTAAAACTCCATAAGATAAATAAAATGTAATTTCATATTTTCCTAAATCTTTTGAGATTAAAAGTGCAGCAATAAGTGAAAGGTTTAATAGTGCAGTTGAATATGCTGTTGTTGCAAAGTGATTTTTATATTGTAATAATGCAGCCATAAAAGTTACAATAAAAATCAAAGGAAGATAGTAAAAGTTTATTGCAACCAAAGGTGAAGCTAATTGTATCGTTTGTTCATCAAATCCTAAAGCAATTGCCTTTGTAATAAGTGATGAAAATAAAGTTACAATAAGGGATAAAACAATTAAAAAAGCAAAGAGCTGTAAAAATATAATAGAAGAAAATCTTATTTTATATTTTGATTTTGCATAAGAGGGAATAAAAGCTTGTGTAAAAGCTCCTTCAGCAAAGATTCTTCTAAATAAGTTTGGTAGTTTAAAAGCAACAAAAAAGATATCAGAGTAAATATTTGCACCTAAAATAGAAGCAGTAAGTAAGTCTCTAATGAAACCTAAAATTCTTGAAACTAAGATTCCACTACTATTTGTAAATATTGATTTAATTAACATATTCTATATCACTTTTATTGTAAATAACTATTTGAGTTTTATTGATATAATATCCTAAGTGACCTCTTTTTATGATAATTGTTGAGCCATCTTTGGGAATTTGATTTTTATTTTTAAAATAGATTGATATTTTTTTTGAATCAAAGTATAAATACCCTTTTTTATAAGTTGCTTTTATATTTGTGATTATTTCATTTTGTTTATTTATATCAAGTAAATCGTTTTTTGATACAGTTAGATAAAAGTCTTTATAGTTTTTTCTTTTTTCTTTTTTTCTTTCAATTTCAAAACTTGTAATTTCTTTTAAACCTTTGTAAGTCTTGATTTCTTTAATATTTAAATCATAAGAGAAACCTTCTTGCAAGTTTTGAACATTTCCATAAATAAATATTGCTCTATTATTTATTTGTTTAATAATAGCAATATTATCATTTTTATATAAAACAAGACAATCTTCTAAAATAACATTTTTATTTAATTTTTCTATTTTATATAAATCAGCAATATTACTAATATTTTGTTGTTTTATTTTTTCTTGTTTCTGTGTTGAGAAAGTTGCAATAATAGGTAAGTGATCTGAGAAACCTTTTCCTAAATGTACTTTATTTTTCATTTGCCATCTTAGTACTTTTTTATTTTTATATAAGTAATGTGGTTTAAAGACTTTAAAACTATTTTGAATATAAGATATTTTTTTATTATCAAACATAGAATAGGGTAGTAAGATATTATCTGGTGTAACATTTCGTCCTCTAAATTTACTTGAAAATCTTTCTGTAATATTTAGTTCAATCCAAGGATTGAAATGTAATACTTTTTTATTTTTTAATATATCAAACTTCGAGATAAAATTTTTATTTTCAAAAGTATTTAATACATGATTTATTCCTGTTATTCCTGAAGTATTATTTAATCTTTTTTCTGAATATATAGTTTCATATTCATTATAGTTTGAATTAAAATCTCCCAATAAAATATAATCATAATCTTTTGGTAAAGTAGAGACTCTATCGAATAAGTATTTTGCATATTTAACTCTATAACTTTCAGCTACTCTTTTTGAAGGCCAGTGATTATTGAATATTTTGAATTCTATATTATCAAAAAGAAAAGTTGTTTCTAAAATAGGTCGAAAAGTTTTGTCTGAAAATTTTATATTTAAAGCTTTTTCATCAATAATCTTTATTTTGCTTAAAAATCCAAGACCTACACTTGAATTTGAATATTTTTTAAAAGAAATATATTTATACTCAGGGATTCTTTTTTGTAGTAGTTTTAGTACTTGTTTATTTTCTATTTCTTGTAAGGCAATAATATCAGTATCTAAGTCTTTTAAAACTTTTATACTATTTTTCATTTTTATTTCAAAGGTTTTTTTATTCCAATTTGATTTTGTATTTGGTAGATACTCTTTATAGTCTGTTTTATTTGCATTTAAATCAAAAAGATTTTCAATATTATAAGATGCAACAGTAAATTGTTTTGCAAATAAGAATAAGGGAATAAGTAGTAAAAAAAGTATTTTCTTCAAAAATGTCTCCTAATTAAAGAAGACATTTTATCCAATAATATTTTAATAACTATTTTTTACTATTTAATCTTGATTGATATTCTTGAGGATGTTTACATACAGGGCAAACTTTTAGAGCTTTTTTACCTC harbors:
- the murJ gene encoding murein biosynthesis integral membrane protein MurJ: MLIKSIFTNSSGILVSRILGFIRDLLTASILGANIYSDIFFVAFKLPNLFRRIFAEGAFTQAFIPSYAKSKYKIRFSSIIFLQLFAFLIVLSLIVTLFSSLITKAIALGFDEQTIQLASPLVAINFYYLPLIFIVTFMAALLQYKNHFATTAYSTALLNLSLIAALLISKDLGKYEITFYLSYGVLIGGILQVFVHLLAMKKYNLCKIFTFKKYKKKEENRFYKSFFGATLGSSTAHISAFLDTWLASFLVSGSISYLYYANRVFQLPLALFAIATSVALFPMIAKAIKNKDENKALKLMKKSSLILVILLSFATLIGIVFDNFIVWLLFERGAFTSEDTTNTALILTMYLIGLLPFGLAKIFSLWLYAHEKQFLAAKISMKALGFNIVFSLLLIQPYGAAGLAFASTLSGFILLILTLKEFGFKNLKNLYFSEF
- a CDS encoding quinone-dependent dihydroorotate dehydrogenase, with product MFTYNTLKKVLFMFQPETAHHLGEYALRILPNCRLLNNYMVKKNFILNPKLSQEIFGIEFKNPVGLAAGFDKNATMIKSMPALGFGFTEIGTMTPRAQEGNPKPRMFRYPEQKSVQNAMGFNNEGSAKVLENLKKVYPFTIPIGANIGKNKTTPEEYALLDYKALIRKFKDTSDYLVINISSPNTPNLRDLQNEKFINELFSMAKELTDKPIFLKIAPDMEVDVAIELCKTAVNAGAAGIIATNTTIDYSLVPNAQDFGGLSGACLTEKSYELFKEIAKELYGKTTLISVGGISTGEEAYRRLKAGASLVQSYSGLVFEGPSMIRKINEEILELMQKDGYNHISEVIGSDLK
- a CDS encoding endonuclease/exonuclease/phosphatase family protein, with product MKKILFLLLIPLFLFAKQFTVASYNIENLFDLNANKTDYKEYLPNTKSNWNKKTFEIKMKNSIKVLKDLDTDIIALQEIENKQVLKLLQKRIPEYKYISFKKYSNSSVGLGFLSKIKIIDEKALNIKFSDKTFRPILETTFLFDNIEFKIFNNHWPSKRVAESYRVKYAKYLFDRVSTLPKDYDYILLGDFNSNYNEYETIYSEKRLNNTSGITGINHVLNTFENKNFISKFDILKNKKVLHFNPWIELNITERFSSKFRGRNVTPDNILLPYSMFDNKKISYIQNSFKVFKPHYLYKNKKVLRWQMKNKVHLGKGFSDHLPIIATFSTQKQEKIKQQNISNIADLYKIEKLNKNVILEDCLVLYKNDNIAIIKQINNRAIFIYGNVQNLQEGFSYDLNIKEIKTYKGLKEITSFEIERKKEKRKNYKDFYLTVSKNDLLDINKQNEIITNIKATYKKGYLYFDSKKISIYFKNKNQIPKDGSTIIIKRGHLGYYINKTQIVIYNKSDIEYVN
- a CDS encoding ABC transporter ATP-binding protein produces the protein MKEFFKYYVPYYKNYKLKIFFALIGIILVSGGSAGLAYIVKPLLDEVFIAKDQEMLYLVPIFLILAQTAQGFGKYIQVYYTSYIGQDIIRIVRDKLLAHILTLDIEFFQKKHGGELISRITNDINRIQTAVSNLIADFIRESLTVFALIFVVIYQSAELAFYGLVVLPLAIYPLAILAKKMKKLSFRSQESASDITSHLSEVFNNVEIIKANSTEKTELSKFETHNKNFFRINIKAVKTSELTSPIMEFLGAIAAAIVILYGGTQVISGELTAGAFMSFIAALFMLYTPLKRISSVYNKLQDAIAAHERILTVYDINPTILSGKEKMPTDIEKIKFENVELKYENFTALKNINLEASKGEKFALVGDSGGGKSSLINLLIRFYDISSGKILFDKKEIKNINIQDLRKQISIVTQRVYIFNDSIASNVSYGHKLDEEKVIKALKQAHAYDFVKQLPEGINTQLDEFGTNLSGGQRQRIAIARALYKNPQILILDEATSALDNESESIISEVIDEVSKNRFVFVIAHRLSTIKNADKIAVFKKGEIVCIDKEENLLNNCKEYQRLYNLANI